A single Anopheles funestus chromosome 2RL, idAnoFuneDA-416_04, whole genome shotgun sequence DNA region contains:
- the LOC125764165 gene encoding uncharacterized protein LOC125764165, with product MTQTSHLIALFCLVSAVAAVPLRQSQLLSAMQNMQRQYDARSGKETATYLQELENEGNGQEADSGKATSPDADQSSSASAGSSAETLPTAVPLPNLRKNKMLGYFGLYSPAALSAATAAAYAQPYGYPLYHSMLDYYDDYLPVDNYPSLNMLANMQTYPQNMYTNMANGLGSYQTMSNLSPNLQQQLNSLVQQQQQQQQQQQQQQQQSVNPQLANLAGLDANAASLGSFQSLAASFAAGNDNFQGLEDEDILSRHSQAARRRPAVKNSPIYYIRLPPTPYMFVPGVGYISQPPTIQPMAAPVPQYPQLAPPPVTMSPFYQLPINFVSNGKPSGIYQWNGAPAAPAAPPQPTFALPYPRPQRPAFAPSPFIQDSKITHLKGPFLFNGRPEEIFLLQNTFNPLFQSPLNSYY from the coding sequence ATGACGCAAACGAGCCATCTGATAGCACTGTTCTGTCTCGTGTCGGCGGTGGCGGCCGTTCCCCTACGTCAAAGTCAACTCCTGTCGGCGATGCAGAACATGCAGCGACAGTACGACGCACGGTCGGGCAAGGAAACTGCCACCTATCTGCAGGAACTGGAGAACGAGGGTAACGGGCAGGAAGCTGACAGTGGGAAAGCAACATCCCCGGATGCTGACCAGAGTTCGTCCGCTTCTGCCGGAAGTTCTGCCGAGACACTGCCCACTGCCGTTCCTTTGCCGAATCTTCGCAAGAACAAAATGTTGGGTTACTTTGGATTATACTCCCCGGCAGCCCTAAGTGCGGCAACGGCCGCAGCATACGCACAACCCTACGGTTACCCACTGTATCACTCCATGCTGGATTACTACGATGACTATCTGCCGGTGGACAACTATCCAAGCTTAAACATGCTGGCAAACATGCAAACTTACCCGCAAAATATGTACACCAACATGGCTAACGGGTTGGGTTCGTACCAAACGATGAGTAACCTTTCGCCCAACCTACAGCAACAGCTCAATAGTCttgtccagcagcagcagcaacagcagcagcaacagcaacagcagcaacaacagtccGTAAATCCGCAGTTGGCTAACTTGGCTGGGTTGGATGCGAATGCCGCTTCGCTAGGAAGCTTTCAGAGTCTTGCTGCTAGTTTCGCCGCCGGTAATGACAACTTCCAAGGTTTAGAAGATGAAGACATCCTTTCCCGCCACAGTCAAGCCGCGCGACGTCGACCGGCGGTGAAGAACTCCCCGATCTACTACATCCGGTTGCCTCCAACGCCGTACATGTTTGTTCCGGGTGTCGGGTACATCTCACAGCCACCAACGATTCAACCGATGGCCGCCCCGGTACCACAGTACCCACAGCTTGCCCCGCCACCAGTGACGATGAGCCCATTCTACCAGCTACCCATCAACTTCGTATCGAACGGTAAACCTTCCGGCATCTACCAGTGGAATGGTGCTCCGGCAGCACCGGCAGCTCCACCACAGCCAACCTTTGCCCTGCCGTATCCACGTCCGCAGCGACCCGCCTTCGCACCTTCTCCATTCATTCAAGATTCGAAGATCACCCATCTGAAGGGTCCGTTCCTGTTCAATGGTCGACCGGAAGAGATTTTCCTGCTGCAGAACACCTTTAATCCACTGTTCCAGAGTCCTCTTAATTCTTACTACTAG